The following coding sequences are from one Eleginops maclovinus isolate JMC-PN-2008 ecotype Puerto Natales chromosome 11, JC_Emac_rtc_rv5, whole genome shotgun sequence window:
- the LOC134872505 gene encoding general transcription factor II-I repeat domain-containing protein 2A-like produces the protein MDESNDIKDTAQLLIFIRGINDSFEITEELLSMESLKGKTRGEDLYEQVSAVIERMKLPWSKLANVTTDGSPNLTGKNVGLLKRIQDKVKEENPDQDVIFLHCIIHQESLCKSVLQFNHVVGPVVKLVNLIRARGLNHRQFITFLEESDADHQDLLYHSRVRWLSLGKVLQRVWELKEEIRSFLELMGKFDEFPELSDTNWLCDFAFAVDIFSHMNELNVKLQGKDQFVHDMHTNVRAFKSKLVLFSRQMSNKSFTHFPTLAVQKEAARNAKKYCKSLDDLHREFCRRFCDFEKIDKSLQLVSCPLSQDPEAAPQELQLELIDLQSDSVLKEKFKSLKLNDFYASLNETTFPGLRSTAQKMLVLFGSTYVCEQTFSVMNINKAHHRSKLTDQHLRSVLRIATTKLTPDFDALAKKGDQQHCSH, from the coding sequence ATGGATGAAAGTAACGACATAAAAGACACTGCTCAGCTCCTAATTTTTATCCGAGGGATTAACGACAGTTTTGAGATAACGGAGGAGCTTTTGAGCATGGAATCACTGAAAGGGAAAACGCGAGGAGAGGACTTATATGAACAGGTGTCTGCTGTCATCGAGAGAATGAAGCTACCTTGGAGTAAACTTGCCAATGTCACCACGGATGGATCGCCAAATTTAACTGGAAAAAACGTCGGGCTGCTGAAAAGAATCCAGGATAAAGTGAAAGAAGAAAACCCTGACCaggatgttatttttcttcactgcATCATTCATCAGGAGTCTTTGTGTAAATCTGTATTGCAGTTTAATCACGTCGTGGGTCCAGTAGTAAAACTTGTTAACTTGATACGAGCAAGGGGACTTAATCATCGCCAGTTCATTACGTTCCTGGAAGAATCTGATGCGGATCACCAGGACCTACTTTACCACTCTCGCGTCCGCTGGTTAAGTTTGGGGAAAGTGCTTCAACGAGTCTGGGAGCTCAAAGAGGAGATTCGCTCATTTTTGGAGTTAATGGGGAAATTCGACGAATTCCCCGAGCTGAGCGACACAAACTGGCTTTGTGACTTTGCGTTTGCTGTGgacatattttcacacatgaatGAACTGAACGTGAAGCTACAGGGGAAAGATCAGTTTGTGCacgacatgcacacaaatgtgaGAGCCTTCAAATCCAAGCTGGTTTTATTCTCCAggcaaatgtcaaacaaatctttcacacattttcccacACTCGCCGTGCAGAAAGAGGCAGCCCGAAATGCGAAGAAATACTGCAAATCACTGGACGACCTGCACAGAGAATTTTGCCGTCGGTTCtgtgattttgaaaaaattGACAAGTCACTTCAACTGGTGTCCTGTCCCCTGTCTCAAGACCCCGAAGCAGCACCGCAGGAGCTGCAATTGGAACTGATCGATCTTCAGTCTGACTCCGTCTTAAAGGAGAAGTTCAAGTCTCTTAAACTGAATGACTTTTACGCTTCACTTAACGAGACCACGTTTCCAGGCCTCCGGAGTACTGCACAGAAGATGCTGGTGTTGTTTGGCTCGACCTACGTGTGTGAGCAGACGTTTAGCGTCATGAACATCAACAAAGCCCATCACAGATCCAAGTTAACTGACCAACACCTCAGATCTGTCCTGAGGATTGCCACAACAAAACTAACTCCAGACTTTGATGCACTGGCAAAAAAGGGAGACCAACAACACTGTTCCCACTGA